In Populus nigra chromosome 1, ddPopNigr1.1, whole genome shotgun sequence, one genomic interval encodes:
- the LOC133693500 gene encoding glutamate receptor 2.7-like yields the protein MCTLPHAFSLFALILLLTSGTGADQSTKTQAIFKGSARIGAIVDTSSRIGKEEIVAMEVAKEDFYGFGNLTLLLTNDSQKDTIHAALEAKDLIDTRQVQAIIGPRTWEEVPLVAEIARETQVPILSFADTAPEWATERWPFLLQASPDKRAQMKAVAAIVQSWNWHQVTVIYEDTDSSARGVIPHLHDALREVNSEVSQFVAFSPFASSDSMSEELENVKSKQYCRVFVVHMSFKLAVRLFEMAKKMEMMKKDSVWITTDPITSLVHSINASVISSMQGILGVRSYFPKMGRHFDTFNQRFSTRFSRNYPREEKKEPGIYAVQAYDAMRTIALGLNKTGSKRGGKELLENILDADFHGLSGKVKFKNQNVAAAEIFEIVNVIGTGYNELGYWSNGLGFSENIHENSSYKKSMIGLGQVYWPGGPTYTPRGWTALTSAKRLRIGVPSISGYEEYVKVEYDDRLGTNFSGFSIEVFKATAASMPFFPPYEFHEFNGNYNELVEQIHLKNFDAVVGDVEIVSSRYQYAEFTNPYTETGLVLIVPARSSSKAWSFVKPFTTTMWVLISVITVYNGFVVWWIERKHCDELQGSIPNQIGIMIWLSFNTLFSLNGPKLHSNLSRMSGVVWLFVALIIIQTYTANLTSMLTVQRLEPTIPSVEELLNSNAMVGYCTGSYMERYLAEVLKFKSQNLLHFQSAASYAKGFEDKNISAAFLGTPYAKIFLAKYCNRFIQIGPTYKIGGFGFAFPRGSPLLASVNEALLKISENGTLKELEKTWITPQKCPEMQSESSSLGPSGFRVLFFITGGTTTIAFVIYVCRTNLLRHGNILRIISAEVLLKRWFSLRRHFTRRVANAEIPMNAFPEAPVPLA from the exons ATGTGTACTTTGCCTCACGCCTTCTCGTTGTTCGCTCTAATTTTGCTCTTGACATCCGGTACAGGAGCCGATCAAAGCACCAAGACACAGGCTATTTTCAAAGGAAGTGCTCGAATAGGAGCTATTGTGGATACAAGTTCCCGTATTGGCAAAGAAGAAATAGTAGCGATGGAAGTTGCAAAGGAGGATTTCTATGGCTTCGGAAATCTAACACTTTTGCTTACAAATGACTCTCAAAAGGATACCATCCATGCAGCTCTTGAAG CTAAGGATCTTATCGACACACGACAAGTACAAGCCATTATAGGACCACGGACATGGGAAGAGGTGCCATTAGTTGCTGAGATTGCCAGAGAAACACAGGTTCCAATTCTTTCTTTTGCTGACACAGCTCCAGAATGGGCAACTGAACGATGGCCTTTTCTACTTCAAGCTTCACCTGATAAGCGTGCTCAAATGAAAGCTGTAGCTGCTATTGTGCAATCATGGAACTGGCATCAGGTCACTGTGATATATGAAGATACAGATTCTTCAGCAAGGGGAGTCATACCACATCTACATGATGCCCTTAGAGAAGTTAATTCAGAAGTAAGCCAATTTGTAGCCTTCTCTCCTTTTGCTTCTTCTGATTCAATGTCTGAAGAGCTTGAGAATGTCAAAAGCAAGCAGTACTGTAGAGTCTTTGTTGTTCATATGTCCTTCAAATTGGCTGTGCGGTTATTTGAAATGGCAAAGAAAATGGAAATGATGAAAAAGGACTCTGTGTGGATCACAACAGATCCCATTACAAGCCTTGTCCATTCCATCAATGCCTCTGTAATATCCTCAATGCAAGGAATTCTAGGAGTCCGGAGTTACTTCCCTAAAATGGGACGGCATTTCGACACTTTTAATCAAAGATTTAGTACACGTTTTAGCAGAAACTATCCccgagaagaaaagaaagagcctGGGATTTACGCCGTGCAAGCCTATGATGCTATGAGGACAATAGCTCTTGGATTAAATAAGACCGGAAGTAAAAGGGGAGGGAAAGAgttgttggaaaatattttggaCGCAGACTTTCATGGTTTATCAGGTAAAGTTAAATTCAAAAACCAGAATGTTGCTGCAGCAGAAATATTTGAGATCGTGAATGTAATAGGAACGGGTTACAATGAACTCGGGTATTGGTCCAATGGATTGGGATTCTCGGAGAACATCCATGAAAATTCTAGTTATAAAAAGTCGATGATTGGTTTGGGGCAAGTGTATTGGCCGGGGGGTCCTACGTATACTCCAAGAGGATGGACTGCACTGACAAGTGCTAAGCGATTGCGAATCGGAGTGCCTTCCATTTCAGGTTATGAAGAATATGTGAAAGTGGAATATGATGATCGCTTGGGAACGAACTTCTCTGGTTTTTCAATCGAGGTCTTCAAAGCAACTGCAGCAAGCATGCCATTCTTTCCGCCATACGAGTTCCATGAGTTCAACGGAAATTACAATGAACTTGTAGAGCAAATTCATCTAAAG AACTTTGACGCAGTAGTTGGTGATGTGGAAATAGTTTCAAGCAGATACCAATATGCAGAATTCACCAATCCATATACTGAAACAGGATTGGTGTTGATCGTCCCGGCTCGTTCGAGCAGTAAAGCATGGTCATTCGTTAAACCATTCACCACAACCATGTGGGTTTTAATCTCAGTGATTACAGTCTACAATGGTTTTGTTGTTTGGTGGATAGAACGAAAGCATTGTGATGAACTACAAGGCTCCATCCCAAATCAAATTGGGATCATGATTTGGTTATCCTTCAACACTCTTTTCTCCTTGAATG GGCCAAAGCTTCATAGCAATCTATCAAGGATGTCAGGGGTGGTGTGGCTGTTCGTGGCTCTAATCATCATCCAGACGTACACAGCCAACCTCACAAGCATGCTAACTGTACAGAGGCTTGAACCCACTATACCTAGCGTTGAAGAACTATTAAATAGCAATGCAATGGTTGGATATTGTACAGGTTCCTATATGGAAAGATATTTGGCGgaagttttaaaattcaagagCCAAAACTTGCTGCATTTTCAGTCAGCAGCAAGTTATGCTAAAGGCTTCGAGGACAAGAATATCTCTGCTGCCTTTCTTGGAACTCCCTATGCCAAGATATTCCTCGCAAAATACTGCAATAGATTCATCCAAATTGGACCAACGTACAAAATTGGAGGGTTTGGATTT GCGTTTCCGCGTGGATCTCCATTACTTGCTAGCGTGAATGAGGCTCTACTGAAAATATCAGAAAATGGAACGCTAAAAGAACTAGAGAAGACATGGATTACCCCACAAAAATGCCCGGAGATGCAGAGTGAAAGTTCCAGCCTTGGACCCAGTGGCTTTCGAGTACTTTTCTTTATAACTGGAGGCACAACAACAATTGCCTTCGTCATATACGTTTGTCGCACTAATTTGTTGAGGCATGGAAACATATTGAGAATTATCTCAGCTGAAGTACTACTGAAACGTTGGTTCTCTCTGAGGAGGCACTTCACTAGAAGAGTAGCCAACGCTGAAATTCCTATGAATGCTTTTCCAGAGGCTCCAGTCCCGCTGGCTTGA